In the genome of Triticum urartu cultivar G1812 chromosome 5, Tu2.1, whole genome shotgun sequence, one region contains:
- the LOC125506308 gene encoding putative FBD-associated F-box protein At1g61330, which yields MANINSASHEDLHQTMMMKPKRKGLQLTNQPKDILCSILSRLPLKEAVRTSILSERWKHLWRCHSNLEFSLRSMFPGPRTNGPNVVRPWKDVFIERVDAVLQQHSGAGVDNIQFQAPCDDEHGDRIEGWVRFAIASKAKQLILDFSGTHHIEQHPYKIDLRLLDDSKSLHLQSIKLSSVSLKVPADFKGFRNLKRIFLADTNITDGDLQHLVSNCTSVLEFLGIAGCGMLTRLQISHLSNKLKHLQVYDCRLLQAMELNFGLAKLEYRGPSIISLSPPGTLLVADICIKLEGICTNSLEYMFTKLCHNVPRVEILTLRCREGKVLDFRLLYYIRHNSHFHLVAFIHSGSKLFLLNSIHFHLVAFIHSE from the exons ATGGCAAACATAAATAGTGCTTCACATGAAGATCTCCATCAGACCATGATGATGAAACCAAAGAGAAAGGGGCTTCAACTCACCAACCAACCAAAG GACATTCTCTGCAGCATCCTGTCACGGTTGCCTCTAAAGGAAGCTGTGCGGACGAGCATACTGTCGGAACGGTGGAAACATCTTTGGCGCTGCCACTCAAATCTAGAATTCAGTCTTAGATCAATGTTCCCAGGTCCTCGTACCAATGGACCCAACGTTGTTAGGCCATGGAAAGACGTGTTTATTGAGAGAGTTGATGCAGTCCTGCAGCAACACTCTGGTGCAGGGGTTGACAACATTCAGTTCCAGGCTCCATGTGACGATGAGCATGGGGATCGGATAGAGGGATGGGTCCGCTTCGCCATTGCTTCCAAGGCGAAGCAACTTATTCTCGATTTCTCAGGGACACACCATATCGAACAACATCCTTATAAAATCGATCTGCGGCTTCTCGATGACAGTAAAAGCTTACACCTGCAATCTATAAAACTCTCTTCCGTTTCTCTAAAGGTGCCTGCGGATTTCAAGGGTTTTCGGAACCTTAAACGGATTTTCCTAGCAGACACGAATATTACCGACGGCGACCTTCAACATTTGGTGTCCAACTGCACTAGTGTTTTGGAGTTCCTGGGAATCGCTGGTTGTGGGATGCTCACAAGGTTACAAATATCTCATCTTTCAAACAAGCTTAAGCATCTGCAAGTATATGACTGCCGTTTGCTTCAAGCAATGGAGTTAAACTTTGGTCTGGCAAAACTGGAGTACAGAGGCCCATCTATAATATCGTTATCGCCTCCTGGAACTTTACTTGTAGCAGATATATGCATCAAGCTGGAGGGTATCTGTACTAATTCTCTAGAGTACATGTTCACAAAACTTTGTCATAATGTGCCCCGTGTCGAGATTCTGACTCTAAGATGCCGTGAGGGGAAGGTTCTTGATTTCCGCCTTTTGTATTATATTAGGCACAATTCTCATTTCCATTTGGTAGCATTCATTCATTCAGGGTCAAAACTCTTTCTGTTGAACTCCATCCATTTCCATTTGGTAGCATTCATTCATTCAGAGTGA